One window of the Candidatus Jettenia sp. genome contains the following:
- a CDS encoding class I SAM-dependent methyltransferase — MIKSETNKTKNLQEDLTLIADMLQCPFCLAKIQIQEQTVRCTQCNNTYPIYQDVPLFARAGSADSWGQTREQLTSESYQQNYQEVQEAKDYNLKYQKYFLKRLSTKREYQLLNQLLSRQEHCATMLDLPCGGGRLSPQLAPFTDLLIEADIAVGQILYGKANSHVPTRRIWMTASAFHIPFQNSSIDAIVCIRLCHHLPTPTERERLLCELLRVARKFVIISFFDYYSFKNTLRRMRSCLRHKKPKNTMTIQQIEEIARKNGGELVTYPSLSIIGSGHRYALIVKK, encoded by the coding sequence GTGATAAAATCCGAAACTAACAAAACCAAAAACCTGCAAGAAGATTTAACGCTAATTGCAGATATGCTTCAGTGCCCTTTTTGTCTGGCCAAGATTCAAATCCAGGAACAAACGGTCCGATGCACACAATGTAATAACACTTACCCTATTTACCAGGACGTGCCGCTCTTTGCCCGCGCTGGCTCTGCTGATTCCTGGGGACAAACACGCGAGCAACTTACCAGTGAATCCTACCAACAAAACTACCAGGAAGTGCAGGAAGCTAAAGATTACAACCTGAAGTACCAAAAATACTTTTTAAAACGCTTAAGCACCAAACGGGAGTATCAGCTATTAAACCAGCTTCTGTCCCGGCAAGAACATTGCGCGACCATGCTGGATCTGCCTTGCGGGGGAGGAAGGTTAAGCCCACAGCTAGCGCCTTTTACTGATTTACTCATTGAAGCAGATATTGCCGTTGGCCAAATTCTCTATGGAAAAGCAAACTCGCACGTGCCCACACGCCGCATCTGGATGACCGCCTCAGCGTTCCATATCCCTTTCCAAAATTCGAGCATCGACGCTATAGTTTGCATTCGGCTTTGCCATCATTTGCCTACGCCTACAGAGCGTGAGCGGTTGCTTTGCGAATTATTGCGGGTTGCGCGGAAATTCGTAATCATATCCTTCTTTGATTATTATTCGTTCAAGAATACGTTGCGTCGCATGCGAAGCTGTCTACGCCACAAAAAACCCAAAAACACTATGACCATCCAGCAAATTGAGGAAATAGCCAGAAAAAATGGAGGCGAACTGGTGACGTATCCGTCCTTATCTATTATTGGTTCAGGCCATCGCTATGCATTGATTGTAAAAAAATGA
- a CDS encoding site-specific DNA-methyltransferase, producing the protein MNQLTLFGEEKKKFINLREAANWASQYLNRNITISNISYLLQYGRIKKYGSNGNPLINIEELKDYYDSYDKEQQWKRKLGEDLNWHLSFVEYKESERTKHVHRLHPYKGKFIPQLVEYFLDSHTDEFKQQIYFNKDDIVLDPFCGSGTTLVQSNELGMHAIGVDISAFNAMISNAKVEKHNIPKIKEATREITLKLEYSQKTKSNIAFEEHLLAELAKFNCKYFPSPEYKRKVSMHEINEKEYSKDKEQEFLSIYNDLVERYKIQINQDKNSSFLDKWFLSPVREEIDFLFDELKKINNTDVKRILAIILSRTVRSCRATTHADLATLKEPVTTTYYCKKHGKVCKPIFSIKGWWERYTIDTLNRLRQFDRLRTETFQICLTGDSRTIDIYEEIKKKNHDFAELLLKQKIKGIFSSPPYVGLIDYHEQHAYSYEIFGFGRKDELEIGPLSKGQGKEARDSYVKGIVESLKNCKKYLQKDYDIFLVANDKFNLYPDIALLAKMKIVNRFKRPVLNRVEKDRSNAYSEIIFHLKEE; encoded by the coding sequence ATGAATCAACTGACATTATTCGGAGAAGAAAAGAAAAAGTTTATCAATTTAAGGGAAGCGGCAAATTGGGCTTCACAATATTTGAACCGCAATATTACAATTTCTAATATTTCATATTTACTCCAGTACGGAAGAATAAAAAAGTATGGAAGTAATGGTAATCCATTGATTAATATCGAAGAATTAAAAGACTATTACGACTCTTATGACAAAGAGCAACAATGGAAAAGAAAATTAGGGGAAGACCTCAATTGGCACTTATCATTTGTGGAGTACAAAGAATCAGAAAGAACAAAACACGTTCACAGATTACATCCGTATAAAGGAAAATTTATCCCTCAATTAGTAGAATATTTCCTCGACTCTCATACCGATGAATTTAAGCAACAAATATATTTTAATAAAGATGATATTGTCTTGGATCCATTTTGTGGAAGTGGAACAACATTAGTCCAATCAAATGAATTAGGAATGCATGCAATTGGAGTTGATATTTCTGCTTTTAATGCAATGATTAGTAATGCTAAAGTTGAGAAGCATAATATCCCAAAGATTAAGGAAGCTACTCGGGAAATCACATTAAAGCTGGAATATTCTCAGAAAACAAAAAGTAATATTGCTTTTGAAGAACATCTACTTGCAGAACTTGCAAAATTTAACTGCAAGTATTTTCCTTCACCAGAATATAAAAGAAAAGTAAGTATGCATGAGATTAACGAAAAAGAATATTCAAAAGATAAAGAGCAAGAATTTTTAAGTATTTATAATGACTTAGTTGAAAGATACAAAATTCAAATTAACCAAGATAAAAATAGCTCTTTCTTGGACAAGTGGTTTTTATCACCGGTGAGAGAAGAAATCGATTTCCTTTTTGATGAATTAAAAAAGATAAACAATACGGATGTTAAAAGAATTTTAGCAATAATCTTGAGCAGAACCGTTCGTTCTTGTAGAGCGACTACTCATGCTGACTTAGCAACCCTCAAAGAACCTGTCACAACTACATATTACTGCAAGAAACATGGCAAAGTGTGTAAACCAATATTTTCCATCAAGGGATGGTGGGAAAGGTACACTATAGATACATTGAATCGCCTTAGGCAATTCGATAGATTAAGGACCGAGACATTCCAAATCTGTTTGACAGGAGATAGCAGAACCATAGATATTTATGAAGAAATCAAAAAGAAAAATCATGATTTTGCAGAATTATTGCTGAAACAAAAGATTAAGGGGATTTTTTCAAGTCCACCATATGTAGGCCTTATCGATTACCATGAACAGCATGCATACTCATATGAGATATTTGGCTTTGGCCGAAAAGATGAATTAGAAATTGGTCCTCTTTCTAAAGGTCAAGGGAAAGAAGCAAGAGATTCTTATGTTAAAGGTATAGTAGAATCTCTAAAGAATTGTAAAAAATATCTTCAAAAAGATTATGATATCTTCTTAGTAGCCAATGACAAATTCAATCTTTATCCCGATATTGCCCTATTGGCTAAAATGAAAATTGTTAATCGGTTTAAGCGCCCTGTACTCAATAGAGTTGAAAAGGACAGATCGAACGCCTATTCAGAGATAATATTTCATTTAAAGGAAGAATAA
- a CDS encoding TdeIII family type II restriction endonuclease: MPLTEDQVKKIENTIKDSLRKKFQTYKPETSNMPFHYRLLGRDRMALFSFIHSLNTTFGTSIFEPVAEALASLNFEFARKQYVVGDSISEQAQSEIQRIMNDLTVGKNPNKIEEIERIRRVCDKGDMNKSKTVKVDLFVQGSDGIAHLFDLKTVKPNISNFKDFKRTLLEWIAIFLAQRPNAKVNSYIAIPYNPYEPKPYERWTLKGMLDLDNELKVAEEFWDFLGNDGTYSELLNCFERAGIELRPEIDKYFQKFK, encoded by the coding sequence ATGCCACTCACCGAGGATCAAGTAAAGAAAATTGAGAATACTATCAAGGATAGTCTTAGAAAGAAGTTCCAAACATATAAACCAGAAACGAGCAATATGCCTTTTCACTATCGATTATTAGGTCGTGATAGAATGGCTTTATTCTCTTTTATCCATTCTTTGAATACTACATTTGGTACATCTATTTTTGAACCCGTTGCTGAAGCTTTGGCAAGTTTGAATTTTGAATTTGCACGGAAACAGTATGTTGTTGGTGATTCTATTAGTGAACAAGCCCAATCGGAAATCCAACGTATTATGAATGATCTAACAGTGGGAAAAAATCCAAACAAGATAGAAGAAATTGAAAGGATAAGAAGAGTTTGCGATAAGGGTGATATGAACAAGTCGAAAACTGTAAAAGTAGATTTGTTTGTTCAAGGTTCTGATGGAATAGCTCATTTATTTGATTTAAAAACAGTCAAACCAAATATCAGTAATTTTAAAGATTTTAAGAGAACATTGTTGGAATGGATAGCAATTTTTTTAGCACAAAGGCCCAATGCAAAGGTAAACTCATATATTGCTATTCCCTATAACCCATATGAGCCTAAACCTTATGAAAGATGGACACTAAAAGGAATGTTGGATTTAGACAACGAGTTAAAAGTTGCAGAAGAATTTTGGGATTTTCTTGGCAATGATGGCACTTATTCAGAATTATTGAATTGTTTTGAAAGAGCTGGCATAGAGCTAAGACCGGAGATTGATAAGTATTTTCAAAAATTCAAATAA